Sequence from the Anaerobranca gottschalkii DSM 13577 genome:
AATAAAATTTGCTTTATCTGATGCAAGGAATAATACCAGTTCACCTACATCCCTTGGTGAACCGATTACCCCTAAAGGTGTTTCCCTTTTCAGTTCTTCCATTATTGATTCATCTATGTGGGAGATCATGTCTGTTTGAATAATCCCTGGACAAACACAATTAACTTGAATGTTAGATGGTCCAACTTCTTTAGCCAGTGCCTTGGTAAAACCAATTACTGCTGCCTTTGCAGCAGAGTAGTGTACTTCACAGGAAGCACCGGTTATTCCCCAGATTGATGATATGTTAATAATCTTACCCTGTTTATTAGATATCATTTTAGGTAAAACACTTTGGCAGCAGTTGAATATCCCTTTAACATTGACATCAAAGATCCAA
This genomic interval carries:
- the ymfI gene encoding elongation factor P 5-aminopentanone reductase, with translation MKKTVLITGASRGIGRETAKLFAQNNYNVAINYYQGEEAAESLFRELINNNYSAIKVKADVRDRKEVDKMVTTIYNYFGNIDVLVNNAGVAQEKLFTDISEEDWDWIFDVNVKGIFNCCQSVLPKMISNKQGKIINISSIWGITGASCEVHYSAAKAAVIGFTKALAKEVGPSNIQVNCVCPGIIQTDMISHIDESIMEELKRETPLGVIGSPRDVGELVLFLASDKANFITGQIISPNGGLVI